A window of the Archocentrus centrarchus isolate MPI-CPG fArcCen1 chromosome 9, fArcCen1, whole genome shotgun sequence genome harbors these coding sequences:
- the rorb gene encoding nuclear receptor ROR-beta isoform X1 codes for MELPIHTQIEVIPCKICGDKSSGIHYGVITCEGCKGFFRRSQQNNASYSCPRQRNCLIDRTNRNRCQHCRLQKCLALGMSRDAVKFGRMSKKQRDSLYAEVQKHQARLQEQRQQQTGEAEALARVYSSSLTNGLSTLNHEIGGTYANGHVIELPKGGHGNGGGVPGGYYGMDSTQPSPDQSGLDMSGMKHIKQEPVYDLTPVPNLFSYGGYQESQLGPNNVSMGELDRIAQNIIKSHLETCQYTTEELQQLAWQTHSYEEVKMYQSKPRDVLWQQCAIQITHAIQYVVEFAKRISGFMELCQNDQILLLKSGCLEVVLVRMCRAFNPLNNTVLFEGKYGGMQMFKALGCDDLVSAVFDFAKSMCSLQLTEEEIALFSAAVLISTDRPWLMEPRKVQKLQEKIYFALQHIMQKNHMDEDALAKLISRIPTLSALCTLHTEELQAFQQLHPETVNVLFPPLYKELFNPDPNSAMAMPK; via the exons ATGGAGCTGCCTATACACA cCCAAATCGAAGTTATACCATGCAAAATCTGTGGAGACAAATCATCAGGAATCCACTATGGCGTCATTACATGTGAGGGATGTAAG GGTTTCTTCAGACGTAGTCAGCAGAACAATGCCTCCTACTCCTGCCCCCGCCAGAGGAACTGCCTCATCGACAGAACAAACCGCAACCGCTGCCAGCACTGCCGCCTGCAGAAATGTCTTGCCCTAGGAATGTCCAGAGATG CGGTAAAGTTTGGCCGCATGTCCAAGAAGCAGCGTGACAGCCTGTATGCAGAGGTCCAGAAGCACCAGGCACGACTGCAGGAGCAGCGGCAACAGCAGACAGGCGAAGCAGAAGCTCTGGCACGCGTGTATTCATCCAGCCTAACCAACGGACTTTCCACCCTTAACCATGAAATTGGGGGCACCTATGCCAATGGTCACGTCATTGAGCTACCCAAAGGTGGCCATGGCAATGGAGGAGGAGTCCCTGGGGGCTACTATGGGATGGATTCCACCCAGCCATCTCCAGACCAGTCAGGTTTGGACATGTCGGGCATGAAGCACATTAAGCAGGAGCCAGTGTATGACCTGACGCCAGTACCCAACCTGTTCAGCTATGGAGGCTACCAGGAGAGTCAGCTTGGGCCCAATAATGTCAGCATGGGAGAGCTGg ATCGTATTGCTCAAAATATTATCAAGTCTCACTTGGAAACATGTCAGTACAcaacagaggagctgcagcagctagcCTGGCAGACACATTCCTATGAAGAGGTCAAGATGTACCAGAGCAAG CCCCGCGACGTGCTGTGGCAGCAGTGTGCCATCCAGATCACCCATGCAATCCAGTACGTGGTGGAGTTCGCCAAGCGCATCTCAGGGTTTATGGAACTGTGCCAGAATGACCAGATCCTTCTTCTCAAGTCAG GTTGTTTGGAGGTAGTCTTGGTGCGGATGTGCAGGGCATTCAACCCTCTCAACAACACTGTACTCTTTGAAGGGAAGTATGGAGGCATGCAGATGTTCAAAGCCCTAG GTTGCGATGACTTAGTGAGTGCAGTGTTTGACTTTGCCAAGAGTATGTGCTCGCTGCAGCTAACAGAGGAGGAGATTGCACTGTTCTCTGCAGCTGTACTAATTTCCACAG ATCGACCGTGGCTGATGGAGCCTCGGAAAGTTCAAAAGCTCCAGGAGAAGATCTACTTTGCTCTGCAGCACATTATGCAGAAGAACCATATGGATGAAGATGCACTGGCTAAG CTGATCAGCCGAATCCCAACGTTGTCAGCCCTGTGCACACTCCATACTGAAGAGCTTCAGGCCTTCCAGCAACTCCACCCAGAAACGGTCAATGTCCTGTTTCCTCCACTCTACAAAGAACTCTTCAACCCAGACCCAAACTCTGCCATGGCCATGCCCAAGTGA
- the rorb gene encoding nuclear receptor ROR-beta isoform X2: MRAQIEVIPCKICGDKSSGIHYGVITCEGCKGFFRRSQQNNASYSCPRQRNCLIDRTNRNRCQHCRLQKCLALGMSRDAVKFGRMSKKQRDSLYAEVQKHQARLQEQRQQQTGEAEALARVYSSSLTNGLSTLNHEIGGTYANGHVIELPKGGHGNGGGVPGGYYGMDSTQPSPDQSGLDMSGMKHIKQEPVYDLTPVPNLFSYGGYQESQLGPNNVSMGELDRIAQNIIKSHLETCQYTTEELQQLAWQTHSYEEVKMYQSKPRDVLWQQCAIQITHAIQYVVEFAKRISGFMELCQNDQILLLKSGCLEVVLVRMCRAFNPLNNTVLFEGKYGGMQMFKALGCDDLVSAVFDFAKSMCSLQLTEEEIALFSAAVLISTDRPWLMEPRKVQKLQEKIYFALQHIMQKNHMDEDALAKLISRIPTLSALCTLHTEELQAFQQLHPETVNVLFPPLYKELFNPDPNSAMAMPK, encoded by the exons cCCAAATCGAAGTTATACCATGCAAAATCTGTGGAGACAAATCATCAGGAATCCACTATGGCGTCATTACATGTGAGGGATGTAAG GGTTTCTTCAGACGTAGTCAGCAGAACAATGCCTCCTACTCCTGCCCCCGCCAGAGGAACTGCCTCATCGACAGAACAAACCGCAACCGCTGCCAGCACTGCCGCCTGCAGAAATGTCTTGCCCTAGGAATGTCCAGAGATG CGGTAAAGTTTGGCCGCATGTCCAAGAAGCAGCGTGACAGCCTGTATGCAGAGGTCCAGAAGCACCAGGCACGACTGCAGGAGCAGCGGCAACAGCAGACAGGCGAAGCAGAAGCTCTGGCACGCGTGTATTCATCCAGCCTAACCAACGGACTTTCCACCCTTAACCATGAAATTGGGGGCACCTATGCCAATGGTCACGTCATTGAGCTACCCAAAGGTGGCCATGGCAATGGAGGAGGAGTCCCTGGGGGCTACTATGGGATGGATTCCACCCAGCCATCTCCAGACCAGTCAGGTTTGGACATGTCGGGCATGAAGCACATTAAGCAGGAGCCAGTGTATGACCTGACGCCAGTACCCAACCTGTTCAGCTATGGAGGCTACCAGGAGAGTCAGCTTGGGCCCAATAATGTCAGCATGGGAGAGCTGg ATCGTATTGCTCAAAATATTATCAAGTCTCACTTGGAAACATGTCAGTACAcaacagaggagctgcagcagctagcCTGGCAGACACATTCCTATGAAGAGGTCAAGATGTACCAGAGCAAG CCCCGCGACGTGCTGTGGCAGCAGTGTGCCATCCAGATCACCCATGCAATCCAGTACGTGGTGGAGTTCGCCAAGCGCATCTCAGGGTTTATGGAACTGTGCCAGAATGACCAGATCCTTCTTCTCAAGTCAG GTTGTTTGGAGGTAGTCTTGGTGCGGATGTGCAGGGCATTCAACCCTCTCAACAACACTGTACTCTTTGAAGGGAAGTATGGAGGCATGCAGATGTTCAAAGCCCTAG GTTGCGATGACTTAGTGAGTGCAGTGTTTGACTTTGCCAAGAGTATGTGCTCGCTGCAGCTAACAGAGGAGGAGATTGCACTGTTCTCTGCAGCTGTACTAATTTCCACAG ATCGACCGTGGCTGATGGAGCCTCGGAAAGTTCAAAAGCTCCAGGAGAAGATCTACTTTGCTCTGCAGCACATTATGCAGAAGAACCATATGGATGAAGATGCACTGGCTAAG CTGATCAGCCGAATCCCAACGTTGTCAGCCCTGTGCACACTCCATACTGAAGAGCTTCAGGCCTTCCAGCAACTCCACCCAGAAACGGTCAATGTCCTGTTTCCTCCACTCTACAAAGAACTCTTCAACCCAGACCCAAACTCTGCCATGGCCATGCCCAAGTGA